From the Haladaptatus sp. DJG-WS-42 genome, the window GGTGAGCACTTAGAACACCACTCGCGCTTTGCTATCACTGCGTTTCTCGCAAGCATCGGGATGAACACGGACGAAATCGTTTCCCTGTACGAGGTGAATCCCGGCTTCGGCGAGGACATCACGCGCTACCAGACAGACCACATCCGCGGAGCGACCAGCCCAACGGAGTACTCAGCGCCGTCGTGTGCGACCATGCAATCCTACGGCGACTGCGTCAACAAAGACGACCGCTGTGAAACCATCTCTCACCCGATGGCGTACTACGAAAAGGCGCTCGATGACGCAGACGACGACGAACTCACCGACTGGCGAACAGAACAGGCAGAAGCCGAAGAAGAAGAAGCCTAATCCTGCCGCGAGAGCCAGAAACCAACCACGCCCATCAGTAGCACGAACGCGACGATTGTGCCAACGAGCGCGAGCGCACCCTGACTGGACAGGGAGTCTTTCGTATATGTCGCCCCGATGACCACCACAGCAGCGACGAACAGCACGACCGCGAGCGTTGAGACGACGATTTCACGGACTGTGTCCCGCTCTAATTCCATGCACGGCGTTTTCTTCGCCGCTCCAAAAGCGCTTCGAAGCCTGTGGCGACGCTCTCCAGTCGAAACATGGGGGGCGTTTACACGCAGGTCACGTCGGAGAAAAACACTGATAAGTCGCTGAGAGAAAGGCTTTACGTCTTTTGAACGCCTATGTTTCGTGTGGAGTGGTTGGCGGACGCTACGGCGAATGACGTGTCGCCACCCACACAGCAACTATGACGCCTTTGCAAGCAACACCAGCGTCACCAGCACGAAAAATCGCACTCGCCCCGGACACCTCGCGGATGGACCGCCGGTCTGCGCGTGCGTGGACGGAACGCATGGCCGTCCGACAGCTTCCTGATGGACGCTACGCCGTCGATAGCGAGAGCGGTGCGACGTACGTCGTCTCCCTCGCAGCCCACGAGTGTTCCTGCCCGGATTACGAACTCAGACACGCAAAGTGCAAGCACTTGCGCCGGGTCGCCCTCGAAATCACCCTTGGACGGGTGCCCCCACCGGGCAAGTTCACCACCAAGTGCGCGGTTTGTGGCGACCGCGTCGTCGCCCGCCGCGGCGAACCCCGACCGTACCTGTGTACTGCCCACAAACTCGAAGCAGGCGACCGCGTGAGAGACCGCGAGACGGGCGACCAGCTCATCGTCTACCGGGTCACGACCGACCGGGCAAACGAGGTCGAGATTCCGTCTGCGAACACGACCGTTGCGGGGTATCCCGGCAACCACCGCTACGACGCAGACGACCTCGTGGTCGAAGTCGTCTACCCGAGCGACACGCTCAGACGCACCCGACTGCGCCGGTATTCGTTCCCCTACTCACGGCTCGCCCGGCCCGCAGAAATAGACGCCTCGACAGAGTCAGCCCCGGACGTGGCGCAAGCGGCCTAGGCCTCGTCGCTGAGGTCTGATAGCCGCGTTTTCTTCGATTTGCCGGTCAGTTCGTCCAAATCTTCACCCTCAGCGAGTGCCGTCTCCTTTTTGACGCGGTAGTTCCCGCCGTCGGTGACATACAGGTCTGCGGGGTGGAAGAAGTACCAGTCTTCGCGGTCAAAGCGCACGGCGATGCGCGGTTTCGCGCCGAAGTTCTGTGAGAAGTACACGAGGGCCTCAACCTCTTCGCCCGTGAGATAGATGGGTCGCCCGGAGGAGGACTTCGCCTCGATTGCGTAGAACACGTTGCCGTTTCCGGCGAGTACGTCGGGGAGTTCGCGGGTGGTCGCCGCGCCGCTCGCAGGCGCACGCATGACCGCGAACCCGGCGTCGTCGAGGAGATTCACGAGTTCGCGCTCGCGCCGATTCCCCTTCGAGTTGGAGTTTGCCATTCGTGGCTCAGAGTGGTCGCCGGGGACGTATAAAAGGCCCTACCCGCCTGTTGGTGTCGTCCAATCCGAGTGGTGGCCAGACGACTTTTACTGGTAATCGGTGAACCTGCGCGTAGCACCATGAGCGGCGAACCCAGCCATGCCGAGGAACCCGCGACCACGGCACAGACTTCCTCGAAGACGATTCTCTCGCGGCAAATCGAGGAGGGGTTGAACGAACTCACGCGGCCTCGGACGGGACTGTTTCTCTCCGCGCTCTCTGCGGGTCTCGACATCGGCTTTGGCCCACTGTTGATGGCGGTCATCCTCACCATGGCGGGCGACGTGTGGAGCGAACCGCTCCTCCATCTCGCGCTCGCAAATGCCTACGCCGTGGGCTTCATCTTCGTCGTCCTCGGGCGCTCTGAGCTGTTCACCGAACACACCACCCTCGCCGTGTTGCCCGTCCTCAACCGCGACGCCACGCTCGCCCAACTCGGGCGACTGTGGGGCATCGTGTATGCTGGCAACATCATCGGCGGCATCATCTTCGCCGCCATTGCCGTTACCGCTGCGCCCTCCTACGGTATCGCAGACGCCTCCGCGTTTGCAGAGATCTCGGTGAAGCTCACCGAACACTCGACGTGGGGGCTGTTCACCGCCGCGATTCTTGCAGGCTGGCTCATGGGCCTGCTCTCGTGGCTCGTCGCCGCCGCCCAAGAGACCATCAGCCGCGTCTTTTTTGTCTGGCTGGTCACCGTCACGATTGGGATGGCGGGGCTTCCACACAGTATCGCGGGCAACGTCGAAGTGCTCGCCGGGCTGTTTTTAGTCCCCGAACTCGGTGTCTTCGACTACCTGCACTTCCTCGTGCTTGCAACTGTGGGCAACGCTATTGGCGGCGCGGTGTTCGTCTCGCTGCTGAAATACGGCCACGTCGTCCGTGGCGCAAAATAGCCTGTAAACCTACGTTCCGTGGTCCCAGCTGCCGAGATAGTCAGCCTGCGCCTCTGAGAGCGCATCGAAGTCGATGCCCTCTGCTTCGAGTTTGATTTCTGCGACGCGGCGGTCGAGTTCGTCCGGAACTTCGTGGACGCCCGCGTCGTAGGCGTCTGCGTTTGCAACGAGTTCTTCGACCACGACGGCCTGTACGCCGAAGCTTTGGTCCATCACTTCGACCGGGTGGCCGAGTGCGATTGGGCTTGCGAGGTTGACGAGACGGCCTTCAGCGAGGACGTTCAGGTCGCGGCCGTCTTCGAGTTCGTAGGCCATGACACCGTCGCGGGCCTCGTAGACGGTTTCTGCGAGGTCGTCGAGTTCCTCAAGGTTGATTTCGACGTCGAAGTGGCCCGCGTTTGCGAGCAGGACGCCGTCTTGCATGACCTCGAAGTGTTCGCGGGTGATGACGTCGCGGTTGCCGGTGGTCGTGATGAACACGTCACCGATTTCGGCGGCCTCTGCCATTGGTTTGACCTCGTAGCCCTCCATGTGGGCTTCGAGCGCGCGGCGTGGGTCGACTTCCGTGACGACGACGTGCGCGTTCTGGCCAGCAGCCTTCTTCGCGACACCCTTGCCACAGTAGCCGTAGCCCGCGACGACGACGGTTTTCCCGGCGTACGAAAGGTTCGTCGTCATGGCGATGGTGGCAAGTGAGGACTCGCCCGTGCCGTGGATGTTGTCGAACAGGCGCTTCATCGGCGTGTCGTTCACGGCGAACACGGGGTACTTGAGTTCGCCGTCGCGGTCCATCGCGCGCAGGCGGTGGACGCCCGTGGTCGTCTCCTCTGCACCGCCAACGATGGTGTCGATGAGTTCGGGGTAACTCTCGTGGATGGCGGCGACCATGTCCATCCCGTCGTCTACGGTGATGGTTGGTTCGTGGGCGATGACGGCCTCGATGGCGTCGTAGTACTCGTCGCTGTCGACGCCGCGGACGGCGTAGGAGGTGATGTTGTCGTTCGCGTCGAGCGCGGCGCTCACGTCGTTGTGCGTCGAGAGCGGGTTACAGCCGGTAATCGCAACTTCCGCGCCACCGAGGGCGAGCAGTTCGACGAGGTTCGCGGTTTTCGCCTCGACGTGCATCGCCATCCCGATGACGTGGCCGGCAAACGGCTTTTCGGCTTCGTACGTCTCGCGGAGGGCCGTGAGAATCGGCATGTGCTGGAGCGCCCAGTCCATCTTGCGGCGGCCTTCGGCGCGAGCGGCCTCGACGTCATCGAGGTGCTCGCTCACTGGCGGATAGGCTTCACTCATGGGCGAAGAATTGCACAGGCGGGTGAAAACGCTACCGAACTCGACTACCGCGCGTGAAAAAAGACGGACAGAAATCGGGGGTGTGGAAGCTCCCACGGCAGGAGCGGGGTGCCTCTGAAAATGGGTATTTCAGTCGCTTGCTTCGGTCTCTTCGCTGTCTTCGTCGTCTTCTTCTTCGTCGCTGTCGTCAGCCTGCTTGTCGGCCTTGTCTTTCGGGCCAGCGTGGTCGGGTCGCTTGTCTGCTTTGTCGCGTGCGTTGTCTGCGCGCTTGTCGCTGCGGTCGCGGTCGTCGCGGTCAGCACGGTCGGATTTGTGGTCGCGGTCGTCGGTGCTGTCTGCGCGGTCGTGTTTCGCGGCGCGGTCGTTCGCTCTGTCCTTCTGTTCGTGGACGAACTCACGGACCATCTGGCCAAACGGTTTGTCGTCGTCAAGGTCGTCGCGGTCTAACAGGTGATGGACGAACCGAGAGACGTGCTGGCCAAACGGCGCGTCATCATCGTACGTTGGCTCCCAGTCGCCAAGGACGGTTGTCAGGGACGCGTTCTCGCCGTTCGCCGTGGCGACGATTTCGACTTCGACTTCCTCATCAGGGGTTGCGAGGGTCACCGTACCGTTTTCGTCGGTCGTGTAACTGCCCGCACCGGCGTAGCTGGCATCGCCGAGCGTGGTGACGTTCACGGTCGCAGATGCGACCGGCTCCGTCCCGTTGGTCACGGTGACGGTGGCATCTTCTTGGGTTTCACTCACGTGAATGGCGAGCGGTGCGTCGTTGCCCGCCGTCGCCATTGAGTCGTTTCCGGCGGCGTCGTCTCCGGCGAACGCAGCCACCGGACCGACGGTGGCGAGCAGCATGGCCAGGACGGCGGCGACTGCGAACAGCTTTGGTTTCGTGCTCATCGATTCAGTGATATTCTGTAAAAGGGATAAATACAGATTTTTGTTCAGTTCAGTTTGGTGTGGTTCTTTCCGTTCACCCGACAAAAATGGACTGCTCAAATCGGGTCTTACGGTTCAAAAACGCCTCTGAATGTTTATCGACACTGTTGTGTTTTCGGACAAGTCAGCTCTCCTTTCACGAAAACAATCCAACATATCTGCGGGGCCGTGCTGATTCAGACGCGCTCGACAAGCTCGTGGGCAGCGTCCGCGGCGCGCTCACGAATCGGTTCCTCGTCGCCGACGAGCACCTCGCGGTCGCGCATGAGCACTTGCCCGTCACAGACGGTGTGGCGCACGTCAGAGCCGCGGACGGCGTAGGCGAGGTGGCTCACGTAGTCGTGGGCGGGCGTCAGGTGTGGCGCGTCGAAGTCCACGACGGCGAAATCAGCCTTCGCCCCTTCTTCGATGCGTCCCACGTCGAAGCCAAGCGCCTCAGCACCGCCCTGCGTCGCCATCTCCACGACGGCTTCTGCGGGGACGGCACTCGCGTCCTCTGCGGCGAGTTTACCGAGCATCGCGGCGTCGCGCATCTCGTCGAACAGGTCTAAGTCGTTGTTGGAGGCCGCGCCGTCGGTGCCGAGTGCGACGGTCACACCCGCGTCGCGGAGGGCTTGGACGGGAGCCATCCCGCTTGCAAGTTTCATGTTCGATGCCGGGCAGTGAACGACCGATGCCTCGCGGCCTGCGAGCACCGAAATCTCCGTTTCATCGAGGTGGACGCCGTGGGCGAAGAAGTCGCCTGCCTCCAGCATCCCGAGGTCGTCTGCGTACTCGAGTGGGCGCTCGCCGCGCTCTTCTACTATCGGCTCAACTTCGTTCACCGTCTCGTTCGCGTGGTAGTGCAGCGAGAGGCCCGCCTCGCGCACCTGCGGGATGAACTCGCGGTAGTACTCCTCGCCCACGGTCGTGAGGCTGTGGGGCATCACCGCGGTCTTGATGCGGCCGTCCGCCGCGCCGTCGAACGCAGTGGCCACGTCGAGAGATTCATCGATGTCTGCCCACGCAGCCTCCTCGTCTCTGCCGATGGTGACGATGCCGTGGCCGATGCGGGCGCGGACGCCCAGCTCTTCGACGGCGGCGGCGACTTCGGGCACCTCGAAGTACATGTCTCCGAACGTCGTGACACCGGCTTTTATCATCTCGACGATGCCCAACTCGGCTCCGGCGCGCACGTCTTCTGGGGTTAACTCAGCCTCTGCGGGCCAGATATCTTCTTGCAGCCACTCCCCGAGCGGTTTGTCGTCGGCGTAGCCACGCAGGAGCGTCATCGCAACGTGGCAGTGGGCGTTTACGAGCCCCGGCATGACGAGCGACCCCGACGCGTCGAGCGTTTCATCGCCGGGTTCCACGTCGCCAACGGCGAGAATGGTGCCCGTGTCTTGGTCTACGAGCACGTCTGCGGCTTCGACCGACAAGTCCGGCAAGAGGACCTTCCCGCCGGTAAGCTGGAGCGTAGTCATGGCCGGCAATTTTCCCCCGGGTGTTGAAAACGTGCCGACTCAGACTTGGTTGTATAAGCGATTGATGCGCTTGTTGAGCGACGGTTTCATCCGGACGAGCGACGTGACGAAGCCTTGCGAGAAATCGACTTCCTGTTCGTTGCCGACCCGTTCGTAGGTCTCTGCGACGAGCCCTGGGTCGGTTCGTTCGCCCGCGACGCGGTCTGCGCGGTAGACGAGGCGCGCCCCGAGCCACAGCAAGAGACAGACGACGACCAGCCCTGCAAGGACTTGTCGCCCGGTGGCCGGAATCGGCGCGAACACGACCGTCCAGACCCAACCGGCGAACAGGAGGACCGTGGCGATGCGGTACTCACGATACCAGACTGCGGTCTGTCCGGCGGCTGCGGCGAGCAGGGCGCGAGCGCCGTCGTCGTCGTAGGTGTCGAGCAGATAGTCGGTCACGAACAGCTGGCGACGACCAGGTGGCCCGCTGACGGTCGCCCCGGCCCACTTGTTCTCCTCGCCGGGAAGGACGTGTACGTCGGTCACGTCGAGGGAAACGTCCTCGCAGAGGCGGTCGAGCCGGTCTCGTTTTGCAGGGGTCAGGTCGCGGGTTTCGCTAATTAGCAGGCTCAGCCGTGGGCTGACGGCGTAGATTGCCCCAATGAACGCGACGGTCACGAGCGGGATGGCAACCCCCGAGAGGTAGATGACCGGGACGAGCGAAACGACGAGGAGGAGGTAGATACCGCCCACGTAGCGTGCCAACCGCAACAGCGCCGTGGTCGCGCTCATGTCGAGGTCGCGGGCGCGCAGCAGGTACGGGAACATCCCGCGGTACGCGGTGAGGACGGCGACGACGCCACAGAGGCCGCCAACGACCCACCCGAGGAGGTCTGCGGTCGGCGTCTCACCGACCAGTGCGAACGCGATTTCATCGAGTCCAGCCACACGGACGGTGGCGAATGTGGTGGCGGCGGCGAACGCAAGCCCGATAAGAATGCCACGGCGCAGACGGGCGGTGGGTTTTGCGCTTCGACGGAGCACCCACCACGCGTACCCGCGGAGGCAGAGAGCCCAGAAAACAACACAGGCGGCGAACGCGAGGGCAGCGCCAGAGAGTGCAGAGGCTGGAACGGACATGTCAAACGCTCTGTATTGGCCGGTGAAAAACACACCGGGAGGGAAAGACAGTTCTTCGCCGCACGCAAAGGCCCTGTCAATGCGCATCGCCGTGCCGAACAAAGGCCGACTGCACGACCCAACGATTGACCTACTCGAACGCGCAGGGCTTCATGTCGTGGACGGTGCAGACCGCAAACTCTACGCCAGCACGGTTGACCCCGACGTGACGATTCTGTTCGTCCGCGCCGCAGACATCCCCGAGTACGTCGCAGACGGCGCAGCCGACATCGGCATCACCGGCTTAGACCAGAAACACGAATCCGGGGTCACGAATTTAACCGACCTCTTAGACCTCGGCTACGGCCAGTGTCGCCTCGTCCTCGCCGCCCCCGAAGACGGCGACATCGAGGAAATTTATGATTTAGAGGGCAAAACCGTCGCCACCGAGTTCCCGAACATCGCGCGAAACTACTTCACCGAACGCGACATCGACCCCGACATCGTGGAGGTCACGGGCGCGACCGAACTCACGCCACACGTCGATATGGCCGACGCCATCATCGACATCACCTCGACGGGGACGACGCTTCGCGTGAATCGGCTCGCCATCCTCGACGAAGTGCTGAACAGCTCTGTCCGGCTGTTCGCCCGCGAGGACGTGGCGACAGACGACAAGGTGGGCCAAATCAAGACCGCGCTCAACTCCGTGCTCCACGCAGAGGGCAAGCGCTACCTGATGATGAACGTCCCGCGCGACCAGCTAGACGCCATCCGCGACGCCCTCCCCGGCCTTGGCGGGCCAACGGTCATGGACATCGCGGGCGGCGAGGCGGTGGCTGTCCACGTGGTCGTCGACGAACGCGACGTGTTCGAAACCATCACCGAGGTCAAACAGCTCGGCGCATCGGGGATTTTGGTCACCGAAATCGAACGGTTGGTCGAATAATCAGACGGGGGCGGTGCTGAGCAGCGCCAAGAGGTTTGCGAGCACGAGCGCGATAAGTACGGTCACGGTGTAGTGGATGACCGTGATGAGGCCGCCTGTTTTGAGCCTGACGCGGTAGATGAAGCGAATCGCGAGGAAGTCCGCGAGAAAGCCCATTACGAGCATCACCGCGACGGGGTACTGTTGCAGGAGTATCGTCACGAGCGCGGGTACGGGACCGACCATGAGCGCGCGGGTAACGGGTACGTCGCCGAGGACGTAGCGGGCGGCGATGTGCGCCGTGAGTGCGTAAAAAAGCGCTCCAAGGACGAACGTTCCGGCGACCGCGAGCAGGCCGCCTTCTGCGGGCGTGACCTGCAATGCGGTAGAGTCCATACTGGAAGGTGAGTGCTCGAAAAGGCTTGTGTGTGGCGAAAGTTACTCGAGCAGGCCGAGTTCTTCCAGCCGCGAGACGATTTTGTCGACGGCGTGCTCTGCGTCAACTGGCTGTTTCCCGCCGGTGATGACGAGTTTGCCGGAGCCAAAGAGAAGGGCGACGACTTTCGGTTCGTCGATGCGGTAGACGAGGCCCGGGAACTGCTCTGGTTCGTACTCGATGTTCTCAAGGCCGAGGCCGATGGCGATTGCGTTCAGGTTGAGATTACGCCCGAGGTCTGCGCTCGTGACGATGTTCTGGACGACGATTTCCGGGTCTTCGTCAACGTCGATGTTGAGATCGCGGAGTTTGTCGAACACGATGTTCAGGCTCTCGTGGACGTCGTCGGTGCTCTTCGCACCGGTACAGACGATTTTGCCGGAGCGGAAGATGAGTGCGGCAGATTTCGGGTTCTGCGTACGGTAAACGAGACCGGGGAACTGCTCAGGGTCGTAGTCCGCCCCCTCAAGGTCCATTGCGACGGACTGAAGGTCGAGTTCCTGACCGATTCCTGTGGAGGCAACCACGTTCTCAATATTAATTGTCTCCTTAGGGTCAGTAATAGTCTCCTTGGGGTCAGTCATGTTTCGTTTAAAAACTTGTATTTAAGGTTTATAAATGTTGGTGCCTGTTGTTGACAGGTTGGCGTATTTAACCGATACGCTCATTGTTTGCGGTTCCAGAGTGCGCATCGTGTACGTCCTGGAACTCGGCGGTGAAGACCACGCCTTCGCCGCCTGCGAGGCCGAGAGCGCCGCCACGAGCGTCTCCGTCATGGCCACGGGCCTCGCTCGCTGTGGCAGCATCGACCCCGAAGCCATCTCGCGGCTCGCCTACACCCACCGCGCGAACGAACTCGTTGGCCACACCGACGCCTCAGTAGAAAGCGCTCGAACCCTCTTAGACGCCGCGACGTTCGACCGCGACGGGAGCGTCGCCGTCCGTGCCCGCAACATCCAGCGCACCGCGAACGTCTCGACGCAGCAGGCAGAGCGCGAACTGGGTGCAGTCCTCGTAGAGCGGGGCTTCAGCGTCGATTTAGATACTCCCGACCACACGCTTCGCGCGCTGTTCGCAGACGACGTGTGCGCCCTCGGCTGGGAGGCCGCCGCGAGCGTCCGCGACTTTGGCGACCGCAACCCGACCAACCGTCCCTTCTTCCAGCCCGGGTCGATGGCACCGTTGCTCGCCCGCGCGCTCGTTAACATTGCGGGAGGTGGCCCCGGGCGAACCATCGTCGACCCGATGTGTGGAACCGGCGGCGTCCTCCTCGAAGCCGGACTTACCGGGTCGCGCGCCATCGGCAACGACGCCCAGTGGAAGATGGTTCGCGGGACACAGGAAAACCTCTCGGCACTCCTCCCCGACGACGCCGACTTCGGCGTGATTCGCGGGGACGCAACCGCGCTCGCGCTCCGTGACGGCGTTGCAGACGGCGTGGTGTTCGACGCACCGTACGGTCGCCAGTCGAAAATCGCCAACCTCGACCTCGAAACGCTCGTCGAAGGCGCGCTCCGCGAAGCCCGTCGCGTTGGGGGAAAATGCGTTCTCGTCGCAGACCGGTCGTGGGAACACGCCGCCCGCGCCGCCGGCTGGGAGGTCACGAACGCCTTCGAGCGCTACGTCCACGGGACGCTCACGCGTCACATTCTCGTCCTCTCTCCTCAGGACATGTCGCCGGGGTCGTCCGACTCGTAGAGCTCTCGTACCTCTCTGAAGTAATCGTTGCCCGTTATCTGATACAGCTTATCGAGCTGAATGAGGTGGACGCCGTGGTAGTAGTCGTTGCCCCGATACGGGTCAGGATACCGCTCTGTCTGGCCGAGTTGCCAGCGCCGATGACCGTCTAAGCCGTAGTAGCTCACTTTGCCGGGCACGCGCCAGTCTTCTGCGTACTGCTGAATGGTCGTGACGGCGGCGTCGAGCAGGCGTTTCGACTCCTCGGATTTCGTGTGCAGCCAGTAGTCGTACAGCCCCCAGATGCCGATGCAGTAGCCGTTCAGGACGTGGGTTGGTGGCTCGAACGGGTACTCTTCGACCCAGTAGTAGCCGTCCGGGTCTACCATCGTCGTCCACGGGCCGTCGGCAGTGCGTTTGACGGACTTGAACGTCTGAAAAACGCGTTCTGCGAGTCCCTTGTACTTCTCCTCGCCGGTGAGTTCGTGGAAGTAGGTGTACGCAGAGAGGCCCACCCCTTGGCACATCCCGGAGTACCACGGGGCTTTCAGGTCGGCGCTTGACCCAGCTTTGTCGAGGCGATAGGAGAAGTACAGGCCGTTGTTCTCGCCAACGGCGGCGTCATCCACGAGCGCTTGTGACATCTCTTGTGCTTTTTCGAGATACCCCTCGTCGCCTTGGGTTCGATAGCAGTGGAGACAGCGCAGGAGCCACCGCGTCGTCCGCAGTGGGAAGTGGCCGGTTTCGCCGTCCACCGTGGCCGGAATCAGGTTCGGCACGCTGTCGAGGGCGTCCACCGAGGTCCGACATTCGGGGGCAGACTCACGGAACGCACCGAAAAACTGCGGGCGTTTTTCGTATGGTAGCTCCGTGTAGCTGTACTCGGTTCGTTGGATGGGAACCTCGGCCACCAGCGCTTCTTGGGCCGGTTCTGGCGACTCAGTCGTCGCTTGTGTCTCCACCGTCGCTGATTCTGTGGTCGTCGTCTCGGTGGTCGTGGTTCTCGTCGTGGTCGGCGTAGCGTCGTCGTTTTTCGGCGGAAGCTGCGAACACCCAGCAAGCCCGAGCGCGCCAGCGAGTGCGAGCAACCGTCGCCGGGAGCTTGTGGGGCGGTCACAAGGTGGTCGCTTACCCATCGTCCCTGTTCACCGTCCCCGTTTCCAATGCTGTCAACAGTACTGAAGTATCTCGACCCCCCACCAGGGAACCGAGAACCTGGAGGGAGGTTCGTCGGTGGTGCTGTCGCATTCACCCCACTGTGACAGTCAGTTGCTGTAAATGTTTTCTGGTCAACATTTACGTCGGCTTTTCTGAGAGGTCAATCTACTAATGCAGAAGAAACCACTGTACTGAGAGCGATTTTATCTCGTATTCAACCCGAACTGGAATGTGCGTGTACGTCCCAACCGTCTCCGGTCGCCAGTCCACTCTCCTCGTTTTGAGCGCCTCATTTCGTGTCTCACAGCCACCCAGCCGAGCAACGTTTTAGCCTGTGTCTGTCATCTCTTTGAATAATGTCTGACGCCGCGTTTGCCGGCCGGTGGCGTGCCCTCCTTCTCATCGCAGTCGCAGAGCTACTCATCATGTCGCTCTGGTTTTCCGCGACGGCGGCCGCCCCCGAACTCGCCGCAGACTGGGGGCTAACCCCGAGCGAGACGGCGTGGCTCACCACGTCCGTCCAACTTGGCTTCGTCGCCGGGGCGCTGCTCTCTGCAATTTTCACCCTCTCTGACGTGATTCCGCCAAAATACCTCATCGCCGGGTCGGCACTCGTCGGCGCGGGCGCAACCGCCGCCATCGCCGCCGCTGTTTCCTCGCTCCTCCCTGCCGTCGCGCTCCGCTTTCTCACCGGGATGGTGCTTGCAGGCGTCTATCCGCCCGGCATGAAGCTGCTCGCGGGCTGGTTTCGCGCGGGCCGCGGCATGGCCGTGGGCGTCCTCGTCGGCGCAATCACTGTCGGCTCTGCGCTGCCCCACCTCATCCGCGTCATCGGCGGCGTTGGCAACCCGCGCGCGGTGCTGTTCGGCGCGGCGGGCGTCGCCCTCGTCGGCGCGGCCATAGCACTGTTCGTGACCGAAGGCCCCTACCAGTCGCCCGCCGCCCCGTTCGACCCGCGGGCGACGGTGCGCATCCTCCGCGACCGCCCGACGCTGCTCGCAAACGGCGGCTACTTCGGCCACATGTGGGAACTCTACGCGGTGTGGACGTGGATTCCCGTCTTCCTCGTCGCCAGCCTCGCCGCGGGCACGCCCGGCACCCAACAAACCGCCGGCCTGCTCGCCTTCGCCACCATCGCCGTCGGCGGCTTTGGCGCGCTGTTCGCCGGCCTCGCCGCAGACCGAATTGGCAGAACCACCATCACGAGCGCTAGCATGGCCGTGAGCGGCCTTGCGTGTCTCGCCGCAGGCTTCGTGTTCGGCGCACCGCTCTGGATTCTCACGCCCTTTGTCTTGCTCTGGGGATTTGCGGTCATCGCAGACTCGGCCCAGTTCTCGGTGGCCATCACCGAACTTGCGGAAGGAAGCTACGTCGGTACGGCGCTCACCCTCCAGACCGCAATCGGCTTCCTGCTCACGATTGTCTCGATTCAACTCATCCCGATTCTCGTAGACTTCGTCGGCTGGCAGTGGGCGTTTGCCCCGCTCGCAATCGGCCCCGCGCTCGGCACGCTCTCGATGCTCAGACTGCGGATGCGACCGGAATCGACGCGGCTTGCGGGTGGACGAAAATAAGGTCGTAATGATTCCTCTCCGTTTCCCACCGGGCATGTTATAAGAGCCGCGCACTTCCTTTCAGATAATTTGACATCATGGGGCTCTTTGGAATTTTGCTCACAAGCGGACTTCTTGTCGGTCTCATCGGTTCGAGCATCGTGTATATGGACTGCACTCGCCGAGCAGTCTCACTGAACGGTCGGCTTCTCCGAGCAGGCTCGGTTGGCGC encodes:
- the hjc gene encoding Holliday junction resolvase Hjc — protein: MANSNSKGNRRERELVNLLDDAGFAVMRAPASGAATTRELPDVLAGNGNVFYAIEAKSSSGRPIYLTGEEVEALVYFSQNFGAKPRIAVRFDREDWYFFHPADLYVTDGGNYRVKKETALAEGEDLDELTGKSKKTRLSDLSDEA
- a CDS encoding TATA-box-binding protein; protein product: MTDPKETINIENVVASTGIGQELDLQSVAMDLEGADYDPEQFPGLVYRTQNPKSAALIFRSGKIVCTGAKSTDDVHESLNIVFDKLRDLNIDVDEDPEIVVQNIVTSADLGRNLNLNAIAIGLGLENIEYEPEQFPGLVYRIDEPKVVALLFGSGKLVITGGKQPVDAEHAVDKIVSRLEELGLLE
- the hisG gene encoding ATP phosphoribosyltransferase, producing MRIAVPNKGRLHDPTIDLLERAGLHVVDGADRKLYASTVDPDVTILFVRAADIPEYVADGAADIGITGLDQKHESGVTNLTDLLDLGYGQCRLVLAAPEDGDIEEIYDLEGKTVATEFPNIARNYFTERDIDPDIVEVTGATELTPHVDMADAIIDITSTGTTLRVNRLAILDEVLNSSVRLFAREDVATDDKVGQIKTALNSVLHAEGKRYLMMNVPRDQLDAIRDALPGLGGPTVMDIAGGEAVAVHVVVDERDVFETITEVKQLGASGILVTEIERLVE
- a CDS encoding amidohydrolase; this encodes MTTLQLTGGKVLLPDLSVEAADVLVDQDTGTILAVGDVEPGDETLDASGSLVMPGLVNAHCHVAMTLLRGYADDKPLGEWLQEDIWPAEAELTPEDVRAGAELGIVEMIKAGVTTFGDMYFEVPEVAAAVEELGVRARIGHGIVTIGRDEEAAWADIDESLDVATAFDGAADGRIKTAVMPHSLTTVGEEYYREFIPQVREAGLSLHYHANETVNEVEPIVEERGERPLEYADDLGMLEAGDFFAHGVHLDETEISVLAGREASVVHCPASNMKLASGMAPVQALRDAGVTVALGTDGAASNNDLDLFDEMRDAAMLGKLAAEDASAVPAEAVVEMATQGGAEALGFDVGRIEEGAKADFAVVDFDAPHLTPAHDYVSHLAYAVRGSDVRHTVCDGQVLMRDREVLVGDEEPIRERAADAAHELVERV
- a CDS encoding SWIM zinc finger family protein, encoding MTPLQATPASPARKIALAPDTSRMDRRSARAWTERMAVRQLPDGRYAVDSESGATYVVSLAAHECSCPDYELRHAKCKHLRRVALEITLGRVPPPGKFTTKCAVCGDRVVARRGEPRPYLCTAHKLEAGDRVRDRETGDQLIVYRVTTDRANEVEIPSANTTVAGYPGNHRYDADDLVVEVVYPSDTLRRTRLRRYSFPYSRLARPAEIDASTESAPDVAQAA
- a CDS encoding formate/nitrite transporter family protein, giving the protein MSGEPSHAEEPATTAQTSSKTILSRQIEEGLNELTRPRTGLFLSALSAGLDIGFGPLLMAVILTMAGDVWSEPLLHLALANAYAVGFIFVVLGRSELFTEHTTLAVLPVLNRDATLAQLGRLWGIVYAGNIIGGIIFAAIAVTAAPSYGIADASAFAEISVKLTEHSTWGLFTAAILAGWLMGLLSWLVAAAQETISRVFFVWLVTVTIGMAGLPHSIAGNVEVLAGLFLVPELGVFDYLHFLVLATVGNAIGGAVFVSLLKYGHVVRGAK
- a CDS encoding adenosylhomocysteinase, with the protein product MSEAYPPVSEHLDDVEAARAEGRRKMDWALQHMPILTALRETYEAEKPFAGHVIGMAMHVEAKTANLVELLALGGAEVAITGCNPLSTHNDVSAALDANDNITSYAVRGVDSDEYYDAIEAVIAHEPTITVDDGMDMVAAIHESYPELIDTIVGGAEETTTGVHRLRAMDRDGELKYPVFAVNDTPMKRLFDNIHGTGESSLATIAMTTNLSYAGKTVVVAGYGYCGKGVAKKAAGQNAHVVVTEVDPRRALEAHMEGYEVKPMAEAAEIGDVFITTTGNRDVITREHFEVMQDGVLLANAGHFDVEINLEELDDLAETVYEARDGVMAYELEDGRDLNVLAEGRLVNLASPIALGHPVEVMDQSFGVQAVVVEELVANADAYDAGVHEVPDELDRRVAEIKLEAEGIDFDALSEAQADYLGSWDHGT